A stretch of the Macaca mulatta isolate MMU2019108-1 chromosome 14, T2T-MMU8v2.0, whole genome shotgun sequence genome encodes the following:
- the BATF2 gene encoding basic leucine zipper transcriptional factor ATF-like 2 isoform X2: MDCASCSAPGLPGCWDQAEGLLGPGPQGQHGCQEQLELFQTPDSCSPAQPLSPGPQPHDSPSLLQSRLPSLSLGPTVVAEPPVQLSPSPLLFASHTGSSLQGSSCKLNALQPSLTAQTAPPQPLELEHPTRGKLKSSPNNPSSDLGLACLQSREHKPALSAAAWQGLGVDPSPHPLLAFPLLASLKSTSNLVSGAALAPSSGSGSNLSTRASPPSLLGAALRG, from the coding sequence ATGGACTGTGCCTCCTGCTCAGCTCCAGGGCTCCCGGGCTGCTGGGACCAGGCTGAGGGGCTCCTGGGCCCTGGCCCACAGGGACAACATGGCTGCCAGGAGCAGCTGGAGCTGTTCCAGACCCCGGACTCCTGTTCCCCAGCTCAGCCGCTCTCTCCAGGTCCACAGCCTCATGATTCCCCCAGCCTCCTCCAGTCCCGTCTGCCCTCACTGTCCCTTGGCCCCACTGTGGTTGCTGAACCTCCTGTCCAACTGTCCCCCAGCCCTCTCCTGTTTGCCTCACACACTGGTTCCAGCCTGCAGGGGTCTTCCTGTAAGCTCAAtgccctccagcccagcctcACAGCCCAAACTGCCCCTCCACAGCCCCTCGAGCTGGAGCATCCCACCAGAGGGAAGCTGAAGTCCTCTCCCAACAACCCTTCTTCTGACCTGGGGCTTGCATGTCTGCAGAGCAGGGAGCACAAACCTGCTCTCTCAGCGGCTGCTTGGCAAGGGCTGGGTGTGGATCCCAGCCCTCACCCTCTCCTGGCCTTTCCTCTGCTCGCCTCTCTCAAGTCCACTTCTAACCTGGTCTCTGGAGCTGCGTTGGCCCCTTCTTCGGGCTCAGGAAGCAACCTTAGCACACGGGCCTCTCCTCCCTCGCTACTGGGTGCTGCCCTGCGTGGCTGA